The following proteins are co-located in the Phragmites australis chromosome 10, lpPhrAust1.1, whole genome shotgun sequence genome:
- the LOC133931036 gene encoding lipid transfer protein EARLI 1-like has translation MASSSRKQLGSSVAIMVLLLLSLAVAPAAACGGHPCPSPAGKCPLNAVKLGVCADVLDGLIHAVVGQPPKEPCCSLISGLADLEAAVCVCLAINANVLGVNLNVAVDLSLLVSYCGRSVPAGFQCA, from the coding sequence ATGGCGAGTTCCAGCAGGAAGCAGCTGGGCAGCAGCGTGGCGATCATGGTGCTGTTGCTGCTGTCCCTGGCcgtggcgccggcggcggcgtgcgGCGGGCATCCGTGCCCGAGTCCGGCGGGGAAGTGCCCCTTGAACGCCGTGAAGCTAGGCGTGTGCGCGGATGTGCTGGACGGGCTGATCCACGCCGTGGTGGGGCAACCGCCCAAGGAGCCCTGCTGCTCCCTCATCTCCGGACTGGCAGACCTGGAGGCCGCCGTCTGCGTCTGCCTCGCCATCAACGCCAACGTCCTCGGCGTCAACCTCAACGTCGCCGTCGACCTCTCCCTCCTCGTCAGCTACTGCGGCCGCAGCGTGCCCGCGGGCTTCCAGTGCGCCTAG